One genomic region from Lycorma delicatula isolate Av1 chromosome 1, ASM4794821v1, whole genome shotgun sequence encodes:
- the LOC142317292 gene encoding uncharacterized protein LOC142317292 — MDGDKLMLSESDRQLLSDLSDIGNDDSDNNSDYSVSNLFDDDPRCTPEEETQGRPLLVNHNRHVGLDDYDMLRQPGLSTRTMLRLPMPAIDVCRKVFSDNSLHSDEEDDDMPM; from the coding sequence ATGGATGGCGATAAATTAATGTTAAGTGAAAGCGACAGGCAATTGCTTAGCGATTTATCTGATATTGGTAATGATGATAGCGATAATAATTCTGATTATTCTGTGTCCAATTTATTTGATGATGACCCAAGATGCACACCTGAAGAGGAAACGCAAGGAAGGCCTTTGCTCGTGAACCATAATCGCCATGTAGGCCTAGATGATTATGATATGTTACGTCAACCTGGCCTATCAACTAGAACTATGCTCAGATTGCCTATGCCCGCAATTGATGTATGCAGGAAAGTATTTAGTGACAACTCTTTGCATTCAGACGAAGAGGATGATGATATGCCAATGTAA